The window TAGAAAGACGGTTGAATATTGCTTACCTCCGATGAAAATTAAACCAAAAGCAACAGCCACCCCAATTGCAGACCCAAGCATATCCATCGTTTGTTGAATTCCAAAAGATCGACCATGGTTCTCCTTCCCCCCTGCTTCAATAATTAACGCATCACGAGGAGCAGTCCGAATCCCTTTACCTACCCTGTCAGCTATTCGCCAAAGAGAAACCCCAACCCATGACTGGGAGAAAATGAGTAAAAGTCTTCCAACTGCCGAAAAACCGTACCCATATATAGCAAGCCTTTTTCTATTTTTCATGCGATCGGAAAAATAGCCAGTTACAAACTTTAATATACTGGTAATACTCTCGGCAACCCCTTCGATCACTCCAATAATCAATGGTGTGGTTCCCACCGAAACTAGAAACAGTGGGACAAGCGGATAAACCATGTAGGTTCCTAAATCAGTAAAAAAACTAACCATCGCCACAATTTTTAGGTTTCTCATATTCTCCCCCTCGTGCTTTTTTTGAATGCTTTTTAACCTTGAGCTACTTATTGTTATTGAGTTGTTTTCTATTTTTTAAATTTGAGATAAAGTCATAGGTGCGCTTTACAGAAAAACCGAGAGACAGCCAAATGATCATTAGACTCACTAGCCCTCCTAATAAGGGGAAATTCATGAACGAAACTAGGACAAATGCAGCTGTTAGTAACAAAAGCCACTCAGGCTTTTCAGACATACTTGCCATTCTGTCTACTAAAAATTTGCTGATGGTCGCCATCCCCATGAAAAAAGAGATGAGGACTCCTAACAGTAAAATAACCACAATCGGAATGCCAATAATCGTTATCGATAACAATGTAATGAATGCACAGATTCCCAGAAAGGCAACTGCACCTGTAAGAACCAACTTTCCAGGCTGAACTTTCAAATACCCGGTTGCACTCTTTATCCTCTTCTTAAAAATTACCCCAGATAATACTGTAATGGTTATGAGCAGAATACTCCCAGCAACCTTTAGGAGCCAGCTTCCCAAAAATAGCGACCATCCAAGAAATAGACTATTTTTCGTCTCATTGTTTAGATTTAAGGACAACACTTGTTCAGTTACCCGAGCACCTTTTTGTTGTTCTACATCCCCTCCAATGACAACAACCGGTCCTTTGATATGTGCTTTGTTATTAATCTTCAAATTTCCATTCACAACGATTACTGCAATCGTCACTGAACCTTTAATCACAACATCGTTCCCAACGACGATTACGCTTTCAACACTTTGTTGCTCTGGTATCGTAGTCTGCTTCTTGGCTAATATATGGTTTTCCTTCGCCATAGCAGGGGGAGCAACAATAAAAAAGATTAAAATAATCGTAAAAACACAATATAATCGCGCTACTTTCAAAACTCTCAACTCCTTACCCTGTTGTATTTGTTTCAAGCAAATAGCGGATTGACCAACCTGAAATGGCAATAATTATTAGGGAAGTAATGATGAATACCCCAAATATAGATGGGATCGAAGAGCTAATTGCAACTAATGCATGGACTACACTGAGAGCCATTTTTACAAAAGCAGTAGCTAGCTTCATACCGATAAATAGGAAATGTCCCATTTTAAGGAAAACAACCCCAAATATGAATGCAATTGCAAAAGTACTTCCCAAAAGAAGCGGTCGAAACACGTTGCGTTTCTTCCAGGAAAGATCAGCTATTTCCTTCATGACAGACTGTTCAAACTGTTCATCAGGTGCCTCTACAAAATGAAATAGTGCCATGATTTCCTTTTTCATGAACATTAGATGATCCAATTCATGTTTACACTCCTCACAAAGTGCAACATGATGATCGATTATTGAAGTTTCTTCCGAATCAAGTTCGTCGTCAACATAAGCAGATAATAATGATTTAACATGGTCATGCATTTCAGTCCCCCCTTACCAGTTCTTTTTTTAATAATTCCCTTGCTGCACTTAATCGAGATTTTACCGTTCCAAGGGGAATATGAAGGATTTCAGCCATTTCATTATAGGAGTACCCTTCTACCTCCCTTAATACCAGAACAGTCCGATATTCTACTGAAAGCTCTTGCATAGCTTCCTGTAACGTCATCCTCATTTGGGATTGATTATGAGAAGAATACGTACTTAATAATAGGTCTTTTTCACCATTCCCAAACGGTACGGTTTTTTCCTTTTTCTTTATCCTGTCATAACATAAATTTGAGACGATCCGGGTTAGCCAAGAAACAAACCCATATTCATTATTTAATTTTGAAATCGAGAAGTAAGCTTTTACAAAGGCTTCTTGTGAAATATCTTCTGCTTCCATGCGATCATTTACCATCGCAAAAGCATGGCGAAACACTTGCCTTTTGTAGCGGGTGACCAGTGATGAGAAGGCTTCTTCGTTTCCACGTTTTGCTTCTATAATTAATTGATACAGTAATTCATCCACACTTTATGAGCCCTCCCGTACCAACGAAACAACAAATTGAAAAGGTATCTAGGTCAATCTGTATAAAAAGACCTCAATTTTTTGCTAATTGTTCGTTCGTTATAAAATTTTTGTGAATTTTTCTCTGATCTTAATTATTTAAAAATAATTACTTTCTCTTTTTTTTAAAGGTAATTATCAAATACACAAAGACGAGGACACCTAAAATGCAGTAAATGATATTCGAATAAATACCCATATAATATAGAACCTTGTCCCATGACTTCCCTAACAAAGCACCAGCAGTAACAAGGATTAAATTCCAAATTAAGGTCCCAACCGTGGTAAAAAACAAAAAGAGTAGAAATTTCATATTCGACATCCCTGCTGGAATGGAGATTATACTTCTTACCAATGGAATCATCCGGCAAAAAAGAACGGTCCAGTAGCCACGTCTATCAAACCAATCATCTGCTTTGAGAATATCTTTCTGCTTGATTCTAAGATACTTTCCCCATTTATCAATGATTTTCAACAATCTCTCAACATCAATAAGCAATCCGACCCCATACAAAATGACCGCTCCTAAAACAGAACCACCTGTTGCAGCAAAAATGACTCCTAAGATGTTCATATCTGAATAAGTGGTCATAAATCCTCCGAACGTTAGAATTAACTCCGAAGGAATCGGCGGAAAGACATTTTCTAAGAACATTAATAAAAATATACCCAAATATCCAAATTGTTCCATGAAATGGGTAATCCAGCTTTCCATGGTACGCCTCCAAAATTATTATTACTTACCTTGTGTTATTACCTAAATATTCCAGAACTATATAACCTAATTATATCAAACTATTGAAATTCAATTTAGAAATTTGCATTATCCAATCGTTTAAAATATAATCATGGTCGATACTTTTTATTGTAAAAAGATATGGAAATCACTTAAATGTGGGACAATAGTTTATAATTGATATACCACAATACATAGGAGGATGAATTATGACTGATTCCAATCAGCAAGATCAAACCGAAACACCAAAAAAGAAAATGAGCCTACAAGAAGCAATTAAACAACAGCTTGAAAATAAGAAAAATCAAACATCAAATAACAAATCTTTCTCGAATGGATCCACCGCAACCAAAAAATTGAAAAGCCAACAAACAAAAAAGGCAAATAACCAGGCTAGAAGAACGGGTGTATAATGAACGGACAAAATAGAAAAGACATTACTCCTGGGACTGCCGTTGAAATTGTCTTAAAATCAGATCAAAAAACCGGCAAACTAACGAGTGGTGTAGTGAAAGATATTCTAACCAACTCTAGTACACACCCCCATGGAATAAAAGTAAGACTAACGGATGGACAAGTTGGACGAGTCCAGATAATACGCGGGAAATAAGATTGTCCCAAATATTACTATAGGCCGGGTTAAAGATCAATGTTGATTTTTTGCACCATGTTGATTGGAGTGGAAGGCGCGAAGACTCCTGCGGGAGCAGCGGGAAAGGTGAGACCCCGCAGGCGCTTAAGCGCCGAGGAGGCTCACCGCCCGCCCCGCGGAAAGCGAAGCGCCTGGAGCGGAAATCAACATTCTAGTTTAACAGCCCCTTGATATAAAAAAGCATTCAAGGAATTCACCTCGAATGCTTTTTTGTGTATTAATTAATTAATGCCTGCAATGGAGCCGGTATTCGACCGCCTCGACGGATAAATTTTTCTGAGCTGAATGGATTGACACCCATTACTGGTGCACGGCCTAGTAACCCACCGAATTCTACTAAATCCCCTTCTATTTTACCCGGGACAGGGATAACCCGAACTGCGGTTGTCTTTTTGTTAATCATCCCAATTGCTGCTTCATCGGCAATGATCGCTGATAAGGTAGATGGAGTTACATCTCCTGTAATGGCTATCATATCGAGACCGACCGAGCAGACGCATGTCATCGCTTCTAATTTGGAAAGTGTTAATGATTTATCGAGAATACCACGAATCATTCCGTTATCTTCACTAACGGGGATGAACGCGCCACTTAGGCCACCGACGTATGAACTAGCCATAGCCCCACCCTTTTTCACGGCGTCATTCATAAGGGCGAGTGCGGCAATTGTTCCATGTGTACCCACACGCTCGAGACCGATTTCTTCAAGAATTTCAGCAACACTGTCGTTTATCGCATTAGTTGGTGCAAGCGACAAATCCATAATTCCAAATGGAACACCAAGTCGCTCCGCTACCACTCGACCAATTAATTCACCAGCACGAGTAATTTTAAAAGCTGTTTTCTTGATGACTTCTGATACTTCGCCAAGGTCCGCCTCAGGATGACGTTTAAGTGCATTCAAGACAACGCCTGGACCGCTTACGCCAACATTAAGAACAACTTCCCCTTCACCTGATCCGTGAAAAGCACCAGCCATAAATGGGTTGTCCTCCACAGGATTACAAAACACCACAAGCTTTGCGCAGGCTAGACCATTTTGGTCTTTTGTACGTTCGGCCGCTTCTTTAATAATCACACCAAGTTTACTAACTGCATCCATATTAATACCTGTTCTTGTTGTAGCAACTGAAACAGACGCACATACTCGCTCGGTTACACTTAATGCCTCTGGTAATGCATCGAGCAAGGTTTGGTCCCCTTTTGCAATTCCTTTATGTACGAGAGCAGAATATCCTCCGATAAAATCAATTCCTAGTATTACGGCTGCTCGATCTAGCGTTTTTGCTAATATGATTGCTTGGTCTTTAGTTGCATTACCAAGAATTTCGGCAATGGGAGTGATCGAAATGCGTTTATTGATGATTGGAATCCCGAACTCTTTTTCAACTTCTTCGGCTACTTCTTTTAACCGACTAGCATAGTTCACTATTTTATCGTAGACTCGGTCATTCATTTTTTCAAAATCAGAGTCAGCACAATCATGAAGATTAATCCCCATTGTTACGGTCCGAATGTCCAAGTTTTCCATTTGGACCATGCGGATCGTTTCCATCATTTCTTGAATAGCAATATTCATTTGTTAATCCCCCTTTAAATCCGGTGCATGGCTTGGAAAATTTCTTCAAGCTGTATATTTATTTTAAGGCTAAGTTCCTCACTAACTTCATCAAAATGTTTTTGTAAAACATCTAAATTTTCAGTTCCAGATACATCTACAATCATCATCATTGTAAAAAAGTCCTGTAGTATCGTCTGGCTAATATCAAGAATGTTGATGCTATTCTCTGACAGGATGTTGGTCACCTTGGCGATAATGCCCACTTGATCTTTTCCAACTACACTTACAACTGCACGTCTTTTGTTCATGATTTTCACCTCATTAGTATTTTTAAAAAAATAGCTCTGTTAAACTAGGCTGTTGATTTCCGCTCCAGTCACTTCGCTTTCCGCGGGGCGGGCGGTGAGCCTCCTCGGCGCTTAAGCGCCTGTGGGGTCTCACCTGTCCCGCTGCTCCCGCAGGAGTCTTCGTGCCTTCCACTACAATCAACTTTGTGCAAAAAATCAACATTGAGCTTTAACACAATAAAAAAAAGATTGGATTTCTCCAATCTTGGTAGGTAGTAGAATAACATACAAAAATATGTATTAGTTACTCTTCTGTCCTTTTGCCTGAGATTGTGAATCCTTCGGCGCCACGCAATTGGCGGTCTCTCCAGAAGCTGCTCCTGTAATAGTGTTACCCATAACATTCATCGCTTTCGATATATTTAAATAATAAAGTGATACTATCAATTATTTATGGACACGTCAATAGAGGATTTAGAATTTATTACAAAATTTAATATTTATCTATTATTAGGTCCTTGAGACTTAAAATCATTCCGCTTTTTTGAAGGGCGAGAAATCTGAGACTTTACCTCATTTCGGCCTCTTGATGGACTGGAACCAGCAGACTTGACCTCGTTCCGACTCCTCTGTGGACGGGAATCAGCAGACTTGACCTCGTTCCGGCTCCTCTGTGGACGGGAATCAGCAGACTTGACTTCGTTCCGGCTTCTCTGTGGACGGGAATCAGCAGACTTGGCTTCGTTCCGGCTCCTCTGTGGACGGGCACCTTCATTTCGATTTCTTGCTGGACGCGCGCCTTCGGACCTAACTTCATTTCGGTCTCTTGGTTGGCGTGGAACCTCGGACTTTTTACCTTTAACTTCTGTTCTGCTTCGTGAATCTTTTAACAAATTACCTCTTCGATCTCTTGTGATGTTAGGATCCTCAAACTTATTACTACGCTTATCTCCTTGTCTTCGGGGACCTTCAGTACGTCCTGATCTTCCCTTTCGATTGCCCCGTCTCTCCATTTGGCTTGAGGAAGAGCGATTCGGACGATCCACAGTTTCATCATCTGTCTTTTCCATATTACCAAGATTTTGTTTTTCAATTGATAAATTGAGTTCTTTTTCGATCAAATCAAGAAGCGGGCGATCCTTAGAAGCATATAATGTGATTGCCATGCCGGTCATACCTGCTCTACCTGTTCTACCAATTCGGTGAATATAGCTTTCTGAATCAAGAGGAATATCATAGTTGTATACATGGGTAACCCCTTCAACATCAAGCCCTCTAGCAGCAACATCTGTAGCAATCAGCAATTGCACCTCAGCATCTCTAAATCGTTTCATAACCTGTTCTCTTTTAGCTTGTGACAGATCTCCATGTAACTCATCGCATTTATACCCATGTGATCTAAGTGCTTCATAAAGCTTGCTTACTCTTCGTTTCGTTCGGCAAAAAATAACAGCTAAGAATGGTCGATGTGCTTCAATTAGTCCGATCAGCGTTGCTTGTTTGGCTCTGTCCACAGTATGAATCGCCAATTGATTAACCGTTTGAGCGGGTCCCTGTGTTTTTTCTACTTGGATATATTTTGGTTCCCGCATATGTTTGCGAGCAAGGGTCCTAATTTCAGGAGGCATTGTCGCAGAGAATAACATGGTTTGTCGACTTGCTGGTGTTTGATCAATGATTTCCTCTACTTCGTTCAAAAAGCCAATTTGTAGCATTTGATCTGCTTCATCAAGGACAAGAGAGGAGATTTCCGATAAGTTAACAGTTCCTCTTCTTATGTGATCTAATAATCGTCCCGGTGTGCTGACAACAATTTGAACATTTTTCTTCAATTTTTTTAACTGTTTATCAACATCTTGCCCCCCATAAACAGCCAACACATCTATTCCTGGTAAATCATTGATTAGTTTTTTAAACTCACCGGTAATTTGCAAGGCTAATTCTCTTGTTGGAGTTACGATGAGTGCCTGAACATGTGATGCTTCAGGATCTAAGTGCTCGAGGATTGGCAAAATAAACGCAAATGTTTTACCTGTCCCAGTTTGTGCTTGAGCAATAATATCGTTTCCTTTCATGACATAAGGAATAGCTTGTTCTTGTATTGGAGTCGGTGTGACAACACCAGATTCCTGTAATTTTTCCACTAACATTTCTGATATACCCATTGATAAAAAATCAGGCAAACATAATCCCTACTTTCTTCTTTTACGTATCACCATACTGATAAGAACTTATCGTATTAATATTGAGTGTTTATCAACGAAATAGCAAATATTCTTTTGATGCTAAGAAATATTTATTCTTGTCCACCTCTTCTTTTTCAAAAAAACAGTGGGGGAGTCTCGTATAGAGTACTAGTCACCCCTAATAGTATCAACAAACAGCGTATGATTATTTAAAGCTTCTTGCACCACAAAAATGGACGACAGCTAAACGCTGTCGCCCATTCCATCCATAAAATTATTTTGCGACCGGAAGTGGTTTTTTTAACCACTCAGTATAAAACGTATCGATATCTGGTTCAAAATCCTTCAAGATTGGATACCAAGGTGTAACTGCTTCCACCTCAAGCTGAGCGGCACATTCCGGACAATAGTACTCTCGAATTACTTGCCACTCTGGATCTGGAGCCAGCATTTTCGGATAAAGGTCCGAAAGTTTTTCTTGAGTATCGCGAACATTGATAAGAGAATGAAGCTTCCAATTGTCGCTTGCCTGACAGAACTCATGGCCACAGTCACATTTTACGATTCGGTCCCCGTTCGCCTTCTGAACAATATATAAATGAAGTCCAGCCGGGAGCAAAATTGGGTCCTTCCACGCAACTCTTTCTTGGAGTATGCTGACATATTTTTCAAAGCGGTCAGCATCTTTAAAGCTTGAGAGCATTTCTTTTAGCTTATAGAAATCGATCGTCCCATCTATTAATTCTTCAATCGTTTTGCGATCATATTGTGTCATGTTTTCACCCCACCCCATTTAGTATAATTATTGATTATGGTTAATTTTTGCTCCAAATATAGGTACA of the Bacillus sp. 1NLA3E genome contains:
- a CDS encoding anti-sigma factor family protein gives rise to the protein MHDHVKSLLSAYVDDELDSEETSIIDHHVALCEECKHELDHLMFMKKEIMALFHFVEAPDEQFEQSVMKEIADLSWKKRNVFRPLLLGSTFAIAFIFGVVFLKMGHFLFIGMKLATAFVKMALSVVHALVAISSSIPSIFGVFIITSLIIIAISGWSIRYLLETNTTG
- a CDS encoding sigma-70 family RNA polymerase sigma factor, which gives rise to MDELLYQLIIEAKRGNEEAFSSLVTRYKRQVFRHAFAMVNDRMEAEDISQEAFVKAYFSISKLNNEYGFVSWLTRIVSNLCYDRIKKKEKTVPFGNGEKDLLLSTYSSHNQSQMRMTLQEAMQELSVEYRTVLVLREVEGYSYNEMAEILHIPLGTVKSRLSAARELLKKELVRGD
- a CDS encoding DedA family protein, with amino-acid sequence MESWITHFMEQFGYLGIFLLMFLENVFPPIPSELILTFGGFMTTYSDMNILGVIFAATGGSVLGAVILYGVGLLIDVERLLKIIDKWGKYLRIKQKDILKADDWFDRRGYWTVLFCRMIPLVRSIISIPAGMSNMKFLLFLFFTTVGTLIWNLILVTAGALLGKSWDKVLYYMGIYSNIIYCILGVLVFVYLIITFKKKRK
- a CDS encoding YwbE family protein; its protein translation is MNGQNRKDITPGTAVEIVLKSDQKTGKLTSGVVKDILTNSSTHPHGIKVRLTDGQVGRVQIIRGK
- a CDS encoding PFL family protein, yielding MNIAIQEMMETIRMVQMENLDIRTVTMGINLHDCADSDFEKMNDRVYDKIVNYASRLKEVAEEVEKEFGIPIINKRISITPIAEILGNATKDQAIILAKTLDRAAVILGIDFIGGYSALVHKGIAKGDQTLLDALPEALSVTERVCASVSVATTRTGINMDAVSKLGVIIKEAAERTKDQNGLACAKLVVFCNPVEDNPFMAGAFHGSGEGEVVLNVGVSGPGVVLNALKRHPEADLGEVSEVIKKTAFKITRAGELIGRVVAERLGVPFGIMDLSLAPTNAINDSVAEILEEIGLERVGTHGTIAALALMNDAVKKGGAMASSYVGGLSGAFIPVSEDNGMIRGILDKSLTLSKLEAMTCVCSVGLDMIAITGDVTPSTLSAIIADEAAIGMINKKTTAVRVIPVPGKIEGDLVEFGGLLGRAPVMGVNPFSSEKFIRRGGRIPAPLQALIN
- a CDS encoding ACT domain-containing protein, producing the protein MNKRRAVVSVVGKDQVGIIAKVTNILSENSINILDISQTILQDFFTMMMIVDVSGTENLDVLQKHFDEVSEELSLKINIQLEEIFQAMHRI
- a CDS encoding DEAD/DEAH box helicase, translating into MPDFLSMGISEMLVEKLQESGVVTPTPIQEQAIPYVMKGNDIIAQAQTGTGKTFAFILPILEHLDPEASHVQALIVTPTRELALQITGEFKKLINDLPGIDVLAVYGGQDVDKQLKKLKKNVQIVVSTPGRLLDHIRRGTVNLSEISSLVLDEADQMLQIGFLNEVEEIIDQTPASRQTMLFSATMPPEIRTLARKHMREPKYIQVEKTQGPAQTVNQLAIHTVDRAKQATLIGLIEAHRPFLAVIFCRTKRRVSKLYEALRSHGYKCDELHGDLSQAKREQVMKRFRDAEVQLLIATDVAARGLDVEGVTHVYNYDIPLDSESYIHRIGRTGRAGMTGMAITLYASKDRPLLDLIEKELNLSIEKQNLGNMEKTDDETVDRPNRSSSSQMERRGNRKGRSGRTEGPRRQGDKRSNKFEDPNITRDRRGNLLKDSRSRTEVKGKKSEVPRQPRDRNEVRSEGARPARNRNEGARPQRSRNEAKSADSRPQRSRNEVKSADSRPQRSRNEVKSADSRPQRSRNEVKSAGSSPSRGRNEVKSQISRPSKKRNDFKSQGPNNR
- a CDS encoding acetone carboxylase subunit gamma; its protein translation is MTQYDRKTIEELIDGTIDFYKLKEMLSSFKDADRFEKYVSILQERVAWKDPILLPAGLHLYIVQKANGDRIVKCDCGHEFCQASDNWKLHSLINVRDTQEKLSDLYPKMLAPDPEWQVIREYYCPECAAQLEVEAVTPWYPILKDFEPDIDTFYTEWLKKPLPVAK